One genomic window of Maribacter aquivivus includes the following:
- a CDS encoding Fur family transcriptional regulator, whose translation MKEIEKTLENKNVRPTAMRILIYKYMAEKEIAVALTDIENAFAKSDRTTLYRTLKTFEEKGIVHQIDDGTSTTKYALCEPGCNCEIEQDLHLHFHCSNCNETVCLTEHKIPHINLPDGYVAEDANLVLKGICDKCSRQ comes from the coding sequence ATGAAGGAAATAGAAAAAACATTGGAAAATAAAAATGTGCGTCCTACGGCAATGCGCATCTTGATCTATAAATATATGGCCGAAAAGGAAATTGCGGTCGCCCTTACGGATATTGAGAACGCTTTCGCGAAATCTGACAGGACTACGTTATACCGAACGCTGAAAACCTTTGAGGAAAAAGGAATCGTACACCAGATAGACGATGGCACTAGCACAACCAAGTATGCCTTATGTGAGCCCGGTTGTAACTGTGAGATTGAACAGGATTTACACCTTCATTTTCATTGCAGCAACTGCAATGAGACGGTCTGTCTGACTGAACATAAGATTCCACATATCAACCTCCCGGACGGTTACGTTGCCGAAGACGCAAATTTGGTTTTGAAGGGAATCTGTGACAAATGCAGCAGGCAATAA
- a CDS encoding efflux RND transporter periplasmic adaptor subunit, whose product MSTGCKDNAQPMVEDDHKGEENQVELTDAQMEQTNIVIGKVEKRKIGHEISVNGMIDVPPQGNISVTVLYGGFLKYTEMLPGSRIKKGQVIASVENPEFIEFQREYLEALANNDYLKADFDRQQTLNDENVTSTKVFQKAKSMYLTNQANIKSLESKLRLIGINPTSVKNGNLSTVVNVYSPINGVVRDVYINTGKYFNPQDVIMDITDATDLHVELKVYEDDIPLIRNGQRIRFRLANAPEEWMEAEVFLIGSNVRDDRSITIHGHLKEKNEDLLPGMFVNAAIEVEAQERYAVPEEAIVRFEAKQYIFKSLGKRREGENPMNDFEMLEITKGNEEEGFVAFEFVDETQDITSMEIVLKDSFTLLAKAKNSEEEGGHGH is encoded by the coding sequence ATGTCAACAGGTTGTAAGGATAATGCACAACCAATGGTTGAAGATGACCACAAAGGAGAAGAAAATCAAGTTGAACTGACCGATGCGCAAATGGAACAGACCAACATTGTCATTGGTAAGGTTGAAAAACGAAAAATAGGACACGAAATCTCGGTAAACGGAATGATTGATGTGCCACCACAGGGCAATATTTCAGTTACAGTACTGTACGGGGGATTTTTGAAATATACCGAAATGCTTCCTGGTAGCAGAATTAAAAAGGGTCAGGTAATAGCAAGTGTGGAAAATCCAGAATTTATCGAGTTCCAAAGGGAATATTTGGAAGCTCTGGCAAATAATGATTATCTCAAAGCAGATTTTGACCGTCAGCAAACCTTGAACGATGAAAATGTAACATCAACAAAAGTATTCCAAAAGGCGAAAAGTATGTATTTGACCAATCAGGCAAACATCAAGTCGCTTGAAAGTAAACTTCGATTGATAGGTATAAACCCAACAAGTGTAAAAAATGGTAATCTATCAACTGTCGTGAATGTGTATTCGCCCATAAATGGTGTGGTTCGGGATGTTTATATCAACACAGGAAAATATTTCAATCCCCAAGATGTAATAATGGATATTACCGATGCAACAGATTTACATGTAGAACTTAAGGTATATGAAGATGATATTCCCTTGATTCGTAATGGGCAACGCATTCGCTTTAGACTGGCAAATGCACCGGAAGAATGGATGGAAGCCGAAGTATTTCTCATTGGAAGCAACGTGCGTGACGATAGGTCTATTACGATTCACGGTCATTTAAAGGAAAAAAATGAAGACTTATTGCCAGGAATGTTCGTCAATGCAGCTATTGAAGTGGAAGCGCAGGAACGATATGCCGTTCCAGAAGAAGCCATAGTTCGATTTGAAGCAAAACAGTATATTTTTAAATCCCTCGGAAAACGGAGAGAAGGTGAAAACCCGATGAATGATTTTGAAATGCTCGAAATCACAAAAGGTAACGAGGAAGAAGGTTTTGTTGCGTTCGAATTTGTCGATGAAACGCAGGACATTACTTCTATGGAAATTGTTTTAAAGGATTCTTTTACCCTTTTGGCAAAAGCAAAGAATAGCGAAGAAGAAGGAGGTCACGGCCATTAA